A DNA window from Nanoarchaeota archaeon contains the following coding sequences:
- a CDS encoding M48 family metallopeptidase, whose amino-acid sequence MQDQISANRRNSILLMLIVPAIMVLLIYSIGMVYNPSAIFTFLIIGTIFSMVFTIGSYYYSDKIVLATTGARPATKQENAFLVNTVEGLALAAGMPAPRIYVLDSPDINAFATGRDPAHGIIVVTTGIMQRLNRQELEGVVAHEMSHIANFDIRFATLIAVLVGMVSIISQMFLRSLWFNSGGNDRGRGNAIFVVIGIVLAILAPIVTHLIQLAVSRQREYLADANGAFLTRYPEGLASALEKISKSATTIKPSGAVSHLFFANPVKRLNAESMFSTHPPIDERIKRLRAM is encoded by the coding sequence ATGCAGGACCAGATATCTGCGAACCGCAGGAATTCGATTCTATTAATGCTGATTGTACCGGCAATAATGGTGCTTCTGATATATTCAATCGGAATGGTGTATAATCCAAGTGCGATTTTCACATTCCTCATCATAGGCACGATTTTCTCAATGGTTTTCACAATAGGCTCATATTACTATAGCGATAAAATCGTTCTTGCGACAACAGGCGCAAGGCCGGCAACAAAGCAGGAGAACGCGTTTTTAGTTAATACTGTCGAAGGACTTGCGCTTGCGGCAGGAATGCCTGCGCCAAGAATCTATGTTCTTGACAGCCCGGATATCAACGCTTTTGCAACAGGCAGGGATCCTGCGCACGGAATAATTGTTGTCACAACAGGAATCATGCAGCGCCTGAACCGCCAGGAGCTTGAAGGGGTGGTTGCGCACGAAATGTCGCATATAGCGAATTTTGACATAAGATTCGCAACGCTTATCGCAGTTCTTGTCGGAATGGTCAGCATCATCAGCCAGATGTTTCTGAGAAGCCTGTGGTTCAACTCAGGCGGCAATGACAGAGGGCGCGGAAATGCTATTTTTGTTGTTATAGGCATTGTTCTAGCAATACTTGCGCCGATTGTAACTCACTTGATACAATTGGCTGTTTCGCGCCAGAGAGAATATCTGGCAGACGCAAACGGAGCGTTTTTGACGCGATATCCTGAAGGATTGGCGTCTGCGCTTGAGAAAATTTCAAAGTCAGCGACAACAATCAAGCCATCGGGAGCCGTGTCTCATCTTTTCTTTGCAAACCCGGTAAAGCGCCTGAACGCAGAAAGCATGTTCTCGACGCATCCGCCGATAGATGAGCGAATCAAAAGATTAAGGGCGATGTAA
- a CDS encoding type II toxin-antitoxin system HicB family antitoxin yields the protein MAKEYTVIIEQGEDGYLIASVVELPGCHTQAKTMEELLSRIKEAISLYLEVEKDIEPTRFVGIQKVEVIA from the coding sequence ATGGCTAAAGAATATACGGTAATAATCGAGCAGGGAGAAGACGGCTACTTAATTGCTTCAGTAGTGGAGCTTCCCGGCTGCCATACTCAGGCAAAGACTATGGAAGAATTATTAAGCCGCATAAAAGAAGCGATTTCTTTATATCTGGAAGTTGAAAAGGATATCGAACCCACCAGATTCGTAGGTATTCAAAAGGTAGAGGTTATTGCATAA